A region of the Clostridium sp. AN503 genome:
CGGCCGAGTAACGCATATGTGATTGTTCCCTTTGCTGACCAATGGGAATAATTCCTTCAACATCTGTGTTTTATCTACAAAATATGGTTTTTGCACTTCATCTTTAAATAATGTATAAGCAGCTGTGCTGTTTAAATAAACTCCCATCTGTAACTGCTCCTTTCCAGTGCGTTGCCGGGGTGGTTCCTGCAAGTGAAACTCCTGCTTCCAGTATAACATTTAAATCAAACCCGCGCAATCATTTCGGCGCAGTCCAGCATGGGCCCTAAACCTCCACATAATTCGGCAGCCGACACCCTTCCTCACATAAGATCCGGTACAACTCCCTGGACGGGCGGGTCAGGTTCTCTACTCCCTCACTGTAGATCACCGCCCATTGCCAGAACGGCTGATACTCCTCCTCAAGTCTATAATAAACAATCTTATCTCCGGTCCGATACACTTTGGAATAGATGTTAGGTATCAGGGAGATCCCCAGCCCGTTTGCCACCAGACGGATCACAGTCTCGATATTCTGAGATTCCATCGTGATTGAATAATCCCCGCCTAAATACTCCAGAATACGGTCCGCCGCCATTCTGGTCTTTTTAAATGACTTTGTAAGGATGAATTCTGCGCCCTTCAGCTTTTCCAAAGGTAAAAACGCCATGTCTTCCTCTTCTTTTCTGTATGCATACTCATTCAGCGGATGGTCAGCCGGAATCGCCGCATACAGCGGTTCTTCATAAAACACATGATAGTTTACATTTGTATTTTTTAAGGGCAGGCAGAGAATCGCAAGATCCAGCGCGCCCATCAGCAGTTTTTCTTCCAGGATCATACTGTTCTCTTCCACTATATCGATCCTGATATTGGGATACAGCTCCTTAAAACGCTTTAAAAGGCCTGGCAGCACCAGCGCACCGATGCGCTCCGCAGAACCGATCTTTAAGATCCCTCTGCGCATATGGTTCAGTTCGCAAAATTCTATCTCCACCTCGTCATACAGTTTCATAATCTGATATGCCCTTTTCACCAGGCATTCTCCCGCATAAGTCAGGCTTAATCCGTTGGGGCGCCTGGTAAACAGCGCTTCCCCCAGAGATTCTTCCACCTTTGTCAGGCACTTGCTCAGAGCTGGCTGGGTAATATACAGCTTTTGAGCCGCTTTCGCCATGCTGCCCTCCTCCGCGATCGCCACGATCTTTTCCAAGTCACCCTTATTCATCCAGATTCCCCCGCTTTCTTTACCGGCTTCTCACGAAACGCCAACTGTCCCTATTGTACCACAGATCCCCGGCCCAGTAAAAGAGACGGCATGCTTCCAATGCCTTCCATATTCTCTATATCCTGAAAGATTTTATCGCACCAGGATCTCTCATAACTGCTGCAGCAGGCCCTTGCTTTTTCCAGGATCTGTTTTTTCGTAAGCGGAGCGGAGATACTTCCCGACGCATCCTCCACTTCTTTTGTGTAAACTTCTCCACTTTTTAAGATCAGCTCCATCCTGCATCCCCAGTGCTCCGGATATTTATCCGTAAACCGCTTTGCCTCACTTACATGGACTTTTTCCGCCAGCTCCCTTACCATTTTTCTGTCAATGGCCTTCGGCTCAAAATCAGCAAGCCCTACATTCCCGTTAAGCAGCGCGCATGCCACCGTATAAGGGGTTGAAAATTTTGCCTCCGTCGGCTGTTTTGGGCGGAGGCTGCCTTCTGTCATCCCGCACTGCTTGACTCCTACCAGATAAGTCTCTATATTCACCTCACGGACTGACTCGGGCGGTATCTTTCTGGATTCCCGCAGGGCAATCGCCGCATCGATCGCGCAGTGAGTGCTCCTACAGCAGGGATATGGCTTTTTATCCATACTGCGAATCTCATAGATCTCCCCCAATCCGGCATTTAGCAGAGCATAATCATATCCATCCGACATCATGGGGAAAATACCTCCGTCGTCAGCATCCAGGATCCTCCCGGATCCTTTCATCCCTCCCAGGACCAGCATACAGGATTCCAGGCCGCTTACCGCCGCCCGCGCCGGATGGAGCACCTTATTCGTGGCCCCGTCTGATAGAAACGCCCAGGTGGAACAGGACTGGGTTCCCGCCAGGCCAAAGGCTGACAATAGCTTTTCCTCATCAAATCCAAGAAGCTTCCCGCAGGCTGCCGCAGCGCCAAAGGTTCCAGCCGTACCGGTTACATGCCAGCCTCTATTCCTGTGAGCAGACACCCCAAAGCCCATGCCAATGCGCGCCATAACCTCGTAGCCGCAGATCACGGCCTCCAGAAACTGTTTTCCGTTCTTTCCCAGATACTCCGCCAGGCACCAGGCCGCCGGGATCACAACCGTACCGATATGTGTCTTGGACTTAATATGGACGTCATCCAGCTCCAGAATGTGCCCCATCATGGCATTTAAAAATACCGCCGTCCTTAAACTTCCATATTTCCTGCTGCCCCACAGGGCGATTCCTCCATCCGTGGGCTTTCCATCCGTCTCTGTATACACCTTCCGTATGCTTCGGAACATAGTGTTTGTCTCAGCCCCAAGAGCCAGCCCCACCGTATCCAGGACACATCCCTTTGCTGCCTCGCATACATCCGGTCCTGCGGTCTCCAGCTTAAAATCCGCCACAAACCCAGCCAGTTTTTTTAATTCTTCCATAATCGACTCCCTTTCCCGGCAATGCCATCATTTTTATGGGAATCATTATAGTATCTGACACTGGATTTGCATAATGACAAAGAGTTTCAGGCGGTATAACTTTTTGTCAATAATCAACAGTTATATCCCATGAAACTTTTTGCAATTTGTGTAACCTCATAGTCTGGTTTATACTCAGTTTATCAGTTCAGAAAATTGGCCAATTCGATATGATGAGATGATATTTAAATGCGTTTATTAAAGGAGGATCTGTTATGGTACTGGGTATCAACCCTGCAATTCTTGTTATTTTGATCATTCTGATCGCACTGGTCCTGTTTGTGACAGAATGGATCCCGCTTCCCGCCACCGCAATGGCCGTGGCTGTCAGCTTCTACCTGATCGGCGCCATCGACGCGGATACCGCGCTGAAATCATTTGCCAGCAGTACAGCTATGATCATTGCCGCCATGGCGATCATTGGGGAAGCCGTTTTCCAGACAGGCGGCGCCGACAGGATCGGCCACCTGCTCACAAAGTTTGCAAAAAATGAACGTTATCTGATCTTTGCCATTGTAATGTTTTCCGGCATCATGTCCGGATTTCTGTCCAACACCGGGGCTGCCGCACTGCTCATCGCACTGATCCTGGGAATCAGCGCCTCCACCGGCATGAAACGCTCCAAGCTCATGTACCCGGTCATTGTCGGCTGCTGTTTCGGCGGCGGTATCACCATCGTAGGTACTACCTCCGGCCCTTTCCTCAAAGAGACCTTAGAAGGGCTGAATATCGGCCAGACCATGGGGTTCTTCGAGTTTGCCCCACTGTCCCTGATCCTTCTGGTGATCTCGGCCATCTATATGGCTACTTTAGGCTATAAGCTTCTGCCGGATTCGCCCAGAAATGAAAGCACCGACCAGGGTTCCTCCTCAGATGCCGCTGATTTTTCCGGCATCCCCAAATGGAAGACTGCCTTAAGCCTTGGCCTGATGGTAGCTACCTTCCTGGGGATGATCTTTGAAGAACAGATAGGAATCCCGCTGCACTTTATCGCTATCATCGGCGCGCTTATTGCCGTAAGTGCACGGTGCATCACCGTAAAAGCAGCCACCAGGGCAATCCCGGTCAGCGGTATCATCATTTACGCCGCCATGGTGCCTGTGGCAAAGGCAATGACCAACTCCGGAGCAGCGGATCTGATCGCAGACGCTTCCTTAAAAGTGCTGGGAAGCCTTGGCAGCCCGGTCCTGATCCTGTGCCTGATCTTCCTGATCATCACCCCGCTCACGAATTTTATGTCAAATGCGGCAACCATTATCCTGTTTACCCCCATTGCGCTGATCGTGGCAGAGACTTTGGGGATCGGACCGAAAGCCATCCTGATCGCAGTGCGTTTTGCAGCTTCCATTGCCATCGCAACACCTGTGGCGATGCCCGCCAATTCCATGGCGGTGGAGCCAGGCGGCTATAAGTTCATTGACTACTTAAAGCCAGGCCTTCCACTTACTCTGATCTGTATTGTGGTGTCTGTTGGATACATTGCGATGTTTTATCCATTGGGCTGAGGACATGATCTCTGTGCTAAAAGAAAGGAATTTACTAAAAGATTGGCTAAACGAAACTAAGATTTCTTGACGTATCTCCATGGCTATGATATATTATTGATAATAGTTACCGTTATTATATTGAAATTATGAAAGGAGCTGTGTATGGAGATCTTTTTGAGCCTGAGTCTCGTAGAATGGATTATTTTGATCGCGATCTTTGCTGCCTGCGGCGGAGCCTGCTGGCTGAATTATGACTCCCGCAAACGGGGCCTGCCGACCGGAGGCTGCGCCTGCGGCGGGTGCCCGCATTACTGCCAGTTGAACCAGAATTGTGATGGGAGTTTGAAGGCAGAGCAGAATGTGGATATGGAAGAACGATAGAGGACGCATTATAAAAACCGGGCAGTATTTAGCCGCCCAAGCAGATTGTAGATAAAGCGGCTCTGGGACGCAAATCCCAGAGCCGCTTTGGCTACAATCTGAGTTATTAAATATGTGCCGCTGGTGGCCATTCTGTTTTGCGATTAATTTTCATCAGTATCTTCAGGGATAAATTCCAAATGCTCCAGCGCATAACGTAAAGCCATACACATAAGTTCATTTCTGGAACGGTCACTCTGTGCAGATAGTTTGTCAAACGCCTCCTGCAATTCCCTGTCCATTCTTAAGGTCATTACAACGGATTTATCTTCTTTTTTATCCGGTTGCTTGCGCCGGACAATAAACTTGTCTGCCATAATACACCTCCGTATTCTATCTATGAAATCAATTATAGTGTTTTCACGTTGACTTTTATATGACACATTGATAGAATACTAAATAGTAATACAAATATGTATTACGAAAAGGAGGATCCATATGCAAGAAATACTTAAGCAGCTATATAATGGAGAAATCTCTCCGGCAGAGCAATATCTCCCATTTATGGAAGAATATAAAAAACTGTGGAAAGAGCAATATCAACATTATGAAGATTTTGTACAGGAACTGAATAAACTCTCTACACCATTGGGTGACCGTTTCATTAAGATAATGAATGAACAGCTTGAAACAATTCCTTTGGAACTTTCGGAAATGTTCATTGACGGATTTCGTCTGGGGGTAAAAATGATGATTGAAGTTTTTGAAGACAAGTGAGCAGCAATCAGCCAATACGATACTATCCCGTAATGACCACAAACCATAACTAAAAGGAGCGGCCGCTTTCACGATCAAAAAGTCGTAAAGCTGCCGCCCGCTTTTATGCTGAAACTTCTATCCTACGAGGTCCGCCCCGCCAGATCCACAAAATACTCCACCATCTCCACATACTCTGCCGGCACAACCGCCGGGATGCAGTTTAACACAGTCCGGGCCGTCACCGTTTCACCGGCCTGTACGTCAGACGCTCCATCCCCAGATACCGCTTCCTGTATCTCCCGCGCCAGTACATCCGCCGCCTCCGCCTTCCGTACTTCCGGGATAAACCGCATAAGCGCCCTGTAGGTATTCACGGCCCCTTTGGTCCAGGCAAGCTCCGGCAGGATGACCGGCTCCGCCTTTTTTTCATTTTGCTCATGCAGCCGCCGGATATCCTCCGTCGTGATCCCGGTATCGTCCGCCCCCGGCAGCCCGATCCGCTCAAACTGCTCCGGCGGGCATTCATTTTCCTTCATGGCACGCTTCATAAGGTTTGCCATGCGCGCCTCCAGTTCCGGGTCCTTAAGGGGACTCTCCTGGCGCGGGTCCGCGCTCATGTCAAAGAGCAGGTCGCCGAAATTGGCGGCATTTACCAGGCTGTTGTTGTCGATGTGCCTGGCCTCCTCGCTGTCCTTTCCGTTGATCAAAAGGTCGCTGAAGTCACGGTCGCCGCTTCCGTTCCCTTTCGGGATCTTCCATACCGGACAGCCTTTTGTGAAGGAAAAGGTGTCGCCTAAAACCGCCTCCGCCTTCCGAAGCTCCCCCACAGAAAACAGCGTCCGCATATGGGTAGGCATGGTGGTGTACTCGTTGAGCGGCGCATTTTCCTCCGAGACCGGAGCCTTCATATACACGTACCTGCCGTCAAAAACATTCACATGCGCCCCATGAATTCCGAACAGCGCATAGTCGCGGATAGGCAGATCCTTCTCGATCACCGGCCGCACCGGCCTTCCCTGCATGT
Encoded here:
- a CDS encoding ribbon-helix-helix protein, CopG family yields the protein MADKFIVRRKQPDKKEDKSVVMTLRMDRELQEAFDKLSAQSDRSRNELMCMALRYALEHLEFIPEDTDEN
- a CDS encoding LysR family transcriptional regulator encodes the protein MNKGDLEKIVAIAEEGSMAKAAQKLYITQPALSKCLTKVEESLGEALFTRRPNGLSLTYAGECLVKRAYQIMKLYDEVEIEFCELNHMRRGILKIGSAERIGALVLPGLLKRFKELYPNIRIDIVEENSMILEEKLLMGALDLAILCLPLKNTNVNYHVFYEEPLYAAIPADHPLNEYAYRKEEEDMAFLPLEKLKGAEFILTKSFKKTRMAADRILEYLGGDYSITMESQNIETVIRLVANGLGISLIPNIYSKVYRTGDKIVYYRLEEEYQPFWQWAVIYSEGVENLTRPSRELYRILCEEGCRLPNYVEV
- a CDS encoding MmgE/PrpD family protein gives rise to the protein MEELKKLAGFVADFKLETAGPDVCEAAKGCVLDTVGLALGAETNTMFRSIRKVYTETDGKPTDGGIALWGSRKYGSLRTAVFLNAMMGHILELDDVHIKSKTHIGTVVIPAAWCLAEYLGKNGKQFLEAVICGYEVMARIGMGFGVSAHRNRGWHVTGTAGTFGAAAACGKLLGFDEEKLLSAFGLAGTQSCSTWAFLSDGATNKVLHPARAAVSGLESCMLVLGGMKGSGRILDADDGGIFPMMSDGYDYALLNAGLGEIYEIRSMDKKPYPCCRSTHCAIDAAIALRESRKIPPESVREVNIETYLVGVKQCGMTEGSLRPKQPTEAKFSTPYTVACALLNGNVGLADFEPKAIDRKMVRELAEKVHVSEAKRFTDKYPEHWGCRMELILKSGEVYTKEVEDASGSISAPLTKKQILEKARACCSSYERSWCDKIFQDIENMEGIGSMPSLLLGRGSVVQ
- a CDS encoding SLC13 family permease — encoded protein: MVLGINPAILVILIILIALVLFVTEWIPLPATAMAVAVSFYLIGAIDADTALKSFASSTAMIIAAMAIIGEAVFQTGGADRIGHLLTKFAKNERYLIFAIVMFSGIMSGFLSNTGAAALLIALILGISASTGMKRSKLMYPVIVGCCFGGGITIVGTTSGPFLKETLEGLNIGQTMGFFEFAPLSLILLVISAIYMATLGYKLLPDSPRNESTDQGSSSDAADFSGIPKWKTALSLGLMVATFLGMIFEEQIGIPLHFIAIIGALIAVSARCITVKAATRAIPVSGIIIYAAMVPVAKAMTNSGAADLIADASLKVLGSLGSPVLILCLIFLIITPLTNFMSNAATIILFTPIALIVAETLGIGPKAILIAVRFAASIAIATPVAMPANSMAVEPGGYKFIDYLKPGLPLTLICIVVSVGYIAMFYPLG
- a CDS encoding DUF6809 family protein; translated protein: MQEILKQLYNGEISPAEQYLPFMEEYKKLWKEQYQHYEDFVQELNKLSTPLGDRFIKIMNEQLETIPLELSEMFIDGFRLGVKMMIEVFEDK